From the Lolium rigidum isolate FL_2022 chromosome 2, APGP_CSIRO_Lrig_0.1, whole genome shotgun sequence genome, one window contains:
- the LOC124689092 gene encoding uncharacterized protein LOC124689092 codes for MDFSAGGGRGEPARWLDIAGKLLAARDLVGCKRLAERAVDADPLLPGADELLAVADVHLASQRLLPSGRPDPLAVLQLQPGPDAADVKRSFRRLANLLASPRNPHPGADTALRAVEEAYAHLSETTSSGTPSAAPGGASAAADTFWTACPHCCHVHQYELALAGRKLRCPSAGCRQPFVATEIPSAPPIVPGTNMYYCAWGFVPMGFPKPADVSTNWKPFRPMPPRDASAPQPAPQPSSVSKQTVLNNSGHTNANAPPSNAHPAATSAGGGVVAGPPRGKMKKTTARKKVGSAPKKHASSGVESGIEPSLLGSDWNGNVEGGIAVNSKGININEVAKPTDGGSTMLHFGGDADIGFDLDVDAADDIMGNLHSLPFLREDDSSRRLF; via the coding sequence ATGGAtttctccgccggcggcggccgtggcgagCCGGCCCGCTGGCTGGATATCGCCGGAAAGCTCCTCGCCGCGCGGGACCTGGTCGGCTGCAAGCGCCTCGCGGAGCGCGCGGTGGACGCCGACCCGCTCCTCCCAGGAGCCGACgagctcctcgccgtcgccgacgtcCACCTCGCGTCCCAGCGCCTCCTCCCCTCCGGCCGCCCCGATCCCCTCGCCGTCCTCCAGCTCCAGCCCGGCCCCGACGCCGCCGACGTCAAGCGCTCCTTCCGCCGCCTCGCCAACCTCCTCGCCTCCCCGCGCAATCCCCACCCCGGCGCCGACACCGCCCTCCGCGCCGTCGAGGAGGCCTACGCCCACCTCTCCGAGACCACCTCCAGCGGCACCCCTTCCGCTGCtcccggcggcgcctccgccgcGGCAGATACATTCTGGACGGCCTGCCCCCACTGCTGCCACGTGCACCAGTACGAGCTTGCGCTGGCGGGGCGCAAGCTCAGGTGCCCGAGCGCCGGGTGCCGGCAACCATTCGTGGCCACCGAGATCCCGTCTGCGCCGCCTATTGTGCCGGGCACCAACATGTACTACTGCGCCTGGGGTTTCGTCCCAATGGGCTTCCCCAAGCCCGCCGATGTGAGCACCAACTGGAAGCCATTCCGCCCGATGCCGCCACGGGATGCATCTGCTCCACAGCCAGCACCTCAGCCATCATCTGTCAGTAAACAAACTGTGCTGAATAACAGCGGACATACTAATGCCAATGCACCGCCATCAAATGCGCATCCAGCAGCTACGAGCGCTGGTGGCGGCGTCGTGGCAGGGCCACCCAGAGGTAAAATGAAGAAGACAACAGCCCGCAAGAAGGTCGGCTCTGCCCCGAAGAAGCATGCTTCCAGTGGTGTGGAGAGCGGCATCGAGCCATCTTTGCTTGGGTCGGATTGGAACGGGAACGTGGAGGGTGGAATCGCGGTGAACTCCAAGGGAATCAACATAAATGAGGTGGCAAAGCCAACTGATGGCGGCAGCACAATGTTGCATTTTGGCGGGGATGCGGACATCGGGTTCGACTTGGATGTTGATGCAGCGGATGATATAATGGGGAATTTGCACAGCCTGCCATTCTTGAGGGAGGATGACAGTTCCAGACGGCTGTTCTAG